The Sporomusaceae bacterium genomic sequence TCATCCCGGCGGTCGTCCCCAGCCACACCGGGACGACCGTCTGGTACTGGGCGGCCAGCGCCATAGTGGCAAGCTGGGTCTTGTCGCCCATCTCCGCGAAGAAAAAGGCGATCGCCACCGTCCAGAAAGGGCTGCGACGGACAGCGTCGGCCTCGCCGGCCAGCTCGTCGCCGCGGAGAGTCCAGAGACCGAAGATTATGAAGGACACAGCGGCCGCAATCTGGATATACTGCAGCGGCACCACCCTTGTCAGATAGTTGCCTGCTTCCACCGCCAGCAGGTGATTGACGACGGTGGCGGCGAAAACGCCTGCCAGCACCGTCGGCCACGGGTAACGGACGGCGAAAGCCATGGCAAGCAGTTGGGTCTTGTCACCCATCTCGGCCAGCAGGACGAGAAACAGCGAAGCGAAAAACGCAGTCACACCATCCCTCCTTAATTCGGCTGTTGTTAGTATGGCCGATAGGCGGCCAGCAGAACCGGAAGAAGGCGGGGAAGCATTATGAACCTTTTTCCGTAAACTTACATACCATAAAATGACCAAAATATTTTTGAGGGGGAATCGACAATGAAGAAAACCCGGGCCAAAAAAACCGGCCCCCCGAGCCACGAACACCACCATCACGACAACCATCACCACGAATGCTGTCCCGACGACCCCTGTCTACTAATGCTCAGGGACGCCGCCATCGCCGAGCGCGAAGCCATCCTTTTCTACCTCGAGGCGGCCGCCATGGTATGCGGCGACCTCAGGCGCCTTTTCCTCGACACGGCGGAAGACGAAATGCGGCACTTCGTCATGACCATACGCCATATCGCCGCGCTCGACAGCGTCCAGGCCGAAGCGCTCGAGGAAGTAGGTCTCGACGCCCTCCTCACGCAGCGTGGCATGACGCCGAAATGGGCGGCCGGCTGGCAGCCCGAGTGCGCCTGCCCGCTGGAGGCCGAAACTATGGTTGTGCCGCCTGCTCAGGAAACGGAAAACGACCTTACCCCCGTCTGCCTGCTGACCAAAGCGCTCACAAGCGAGCTCGAGGCAATCAACAAATACCAGAAGTACATGGAAAAAGCGTCCGACTCGACCTGCTGCCATCACTTCTGCCACCTGATGAACGACGAGAAAGATCATGTGGCCTCCTTCATCGCCGCCCTCTACGACCTGACCGGCGAGCCGCCGTCCGAGGAAGCCGGCTGACATATCAATTATGTCAACTTTACAACCGACCGGCCTTCTGCTATCATACTAGATAAAAATTCCTGCCAGGAGGAGATCTACGTGGACCTCACGGAAGCGATCGCCAACCGCCGGTCGGTGCGGAGCTATACTGCGCAGAAAGTAGACAGGGCCACCGTCAGCAAACTGCTCCACGCCGCCGTACAGGCGCCCAGCGCCTCAAACACCCAGCCCTGGAGCTTTGTCGTCATCCAGGACGCCGCGCTGCTCAAGGATTATTCCGACCGCTCGAAAAGCCTGCTGCTAAGCAAAAGCGACCTGGACGACTCGCCCCACAAAAAATACCGCGCCATGCTCTCAAATCCCGACTTCAACATCTTCTACACCGCCGGCACGCTGATCGTCATCTACGCCAAGCCGCTGGGACGCCACAGCTACGGCGACTGCTGCCTGGCCGCCCAGAACCTCATGCTCGCCGCCCACGGCCTCGGCCTGGGCACGTGCTGGATCGGCTTCGCCGAGACACTGCTCGATACGGCGGAGGCAAAAAAAGTACTCGGCG encodes the following:
- a CDS encoding nitroreductase family protein, producing the protein MDLTEAIANRRSVRSYTAQKVDRATVSKLLHAAVQAPSASNTQPWSFVVIQDAALLKDYSDRSKSLLLSKSDLDDSPHKKYRAMLSNPDFNIFYTAGTLIVIYAKPLGRHSYGDCCLAAQNLMLAAHGLGLGTCWIGFAETLLDTAEAKKVLGVPADYNLVAPLIVGHPQGRIPQLTRDEPEILFWKE
- a CDS encoding TMEM165/GDT1 family protein — protein: MTAFFASLFLVLLAEMGDKTQLLAMAFAVRYPWPTVLAGVFAATVVNHLLAVEAGNYLTRVVPLQYIQIAAAVSFIIFGLWTLRGDELAGEADAVRRSPFWTVAIAFFFAEMGDKTQLATMALAAQYQTVVPVWLGTTAGMMVADGIGIGVGVVMGRSIPERLVKWGAALIFIAFGLAGLYRYLPPGLISPAVAAVGLAFLALAAYFAVRMQGGRLPGD